The genomic region CGCGCAACCGTTGCTGCCACGGACCGGAATCCGGTGCGGGGCGGCGTACTCCGGAGAGCGCGGCGGTGACCACCAGATCGAGTAGTTCGCGTTTGTCGGCGACGTAGTAATACGGGGCCATCGGCGAAACCCCGAGTTCCCGGGACAACCGGCGCATCGACAACTTCTCGACACCGTCGGTGCGCACCACTCGCAGTGCGGCCTCGACGATCTCGGATTCCGACAGCGTATTACCGCCCCCGCTGGTCTGCATATGTCCCGCTCCCATGCCACCTCTGATTTGCGGCCGGCCCGATCGGCCCGGCCGCCGACACCGTCGACCACTGTTCACCCGGCTGTTTCCCCCGAAGTCTAGAGCGTGGGTATTTCCCGCGTCCCGGTGTGGTACGACCCACAGTCGTATGCGGTCTGTCCGGCATGTCGCACGCGTTGCCGAGGTGAGGGCGTGAATTCGCCGTGGCTTTCGATCGTGCGCACTCCGAACGGCAATCAGCGCTTAGCATCTCCGGAATGCGCCATGATCGACTGCCCGACGGGTTCGGGGTTCGCATCGATCCTCGGGTGCGCACCTACTCCGGAGGCCGGTTTCTCGTCGGTGGCTCGCCGACCCGATTGCTGCGCCTGGCGCCGGAGGCGGCCGCCCTCATCGGTGACGGATATCTCGAGGTCACCGATACCGAATCGGCCGTGGTCGCCAGGAGGCTGCTCGATTCCGGTGTGGGCAATCCCCGTCCGCGGCTGCTGCCCGCGCTGGAGGACGTGACCGTGGTGGTGCCGCTGCACAACGACGGCGCCGGCCTGCTCCGCCTGCTCTCGGCGCTGCGCGGGCACAGTGTGGTGGTCGTCGACGACGGTTCGGATCGCCCGGTGCGGATTCCGGACAGCCGCGGTCGCTGCCGGGTGACGGTGTTGCGCCACGATCGCCGCAAGGGTGAGGCCGCCGCCCGGAATGCCGGATTGCGCGCGGCCACCACCGAATTCGTGGCCTTCCTGGATGCGGACATGGTCCCGCGCGCGGGCTGGCTCGAGGTGATGCTCGGGCATTTCAGCGATCCGCAGGTGGCGCTGGTCGCGCCCCGGATCGTGCCGCGCGAGCCCGACGCCGGCGTGCTCGGCCGCTACGACCGCACCCGGTTCTCCCTGGACCACGGCCGCCGCGAGGCCGCGGTGACCCCGGACGGCGCGGTGCCGTACGTGCCGGGTGCGGCGCTGCTGGTGCGCCGGCGCGCACTGCTGGCCGAGGGCGGCTTCGACGAGGAGATGCGCTCGGCCGCCGATGTCGATCTGTGCTGGCGGCTGGAGCGTTCCGGCTGGCGGCTGCGCTACGAGCCGGCCGCGCAGGTATCCGGCGATCATCCGGTCTCGCTCCGGGAATGGTTGCGGCGCAAGGTTTCCCAGGGCTGCGCGGTGGCGCCGCTGGCGCGCCGGCACGGCGGGATGGTGGCGCCGCTGGCGGTGCCGTTGTGGCTGGTGGTGGCGACGGCGCTGCTGGCCAGCCTGTCCCGCTGGGGCCTGATCGGCGGCGTGATCACCATGGTCACCGCGCTGATCCGGCTGCGCCGGGCATTCGCCGAACTGGACAATCCGACCCGGGTGGCCGCCATCCAGATGGCCCGCGGCTGCTCGGCCGGGCTGTGGCGGCTGGTTTCGGCGCTGTGCCGGCACTATTGGCCGATCACGGTGCTGGCGATGGTGACCTCCCGGCGGATCCGCCGCACGGCGGTGACCCTCGCCGTGGCCGACGGCCTGGCCGACTGGTTCACCCATCGCGATGTCGGCGGCCTGGATCCGGTGCGCTATCTGGCCTGTAAGCGGCTCGACGATCTGGCCTACGGGACCGGGCTGTGGTGGGGGGCGGTCCGCGCCCGGAAGGTTTCGGCGCTACGCTCGGCCGCGCCGCCGCTGTAGGCACTGTGACCTGGCGGACAAACTCGGCACTTCACGGGTGTCCGGTTTCGTTTCGCCGGTACAGTGCAGGGGGGAGAAAAGGCAAATGGTCAGCAATCCAACCGGCGGCGAGGCCGATCGCGAGCAACACGCGGCCGAGCCGGGATCTCAGCTCGGCGCGCTGGAAACCTATGCCGCACAAGCCCACGGCTTTCTCGCCCTCGGCGGGGAGCGGCTCAATCAGC from Nocardia sp. BMG111209 harbors:
- the mftF gene encoding mycofactocin biosynthesis glycosyltransferase MftF (Members of this protein family, MftF, are glycosyltransferases, members of PF00535 (glycosyl transferase family 2). The encoding gene is found as part of the mycofactocin cassette, in Mycobacterium tuberculosis, many other Actinobacteria, and occasional members of other lineages. Mycofactocin itself, a putative redox carrier, is a heavily modified derivative of the C-terminal Val-Tyr dipeptide of the mycofactocin precursor MftA (TIGR03969).), encoding MRHDRLPDGFGVRIDPRVRTYSGGRFLVGGSPTRLLRLAPEAAALIGDGYLEVTDTESAVVARRLLDSGVGNPRPRLLPALEDVTVVVPLHNDGAGLLRLLSALRGHSVVVVDDGSDRPVRIPDSRGRCRVTVLRHDRRKGEAAARNAGLRAATTEFVAFLDADMVPRAGWLEVMLGHFSDPQVALVAPRIVPREPDAGVLGRYDRTRFSLDHGRREAAVTPDGAVPYVPGAALLVRRRALLAEGGFDEEMRSAADVDLCWRLERSGWRLRYEPAAQVSGDHPVSLREWLRRKVSQGCAVAPLARRHGGMVAPLAVPLWLVVATALLASLSRWGLIGGVITMVTALIRLRRAFAELDNPTRVAAIQMARGCSAGLWRLVSALCRHYWPITVLAMVTSRRIRRTAVTLAVADGLADWFTHRDVGGLDPVRYLACKRLDDLAYGTGLWWGAVRARKVSALRSAAPPL